ctcctcaaggacaGGGACCGTCTTTTATATCcatagtgcttagcataatgattggcacatagtagatagttaataaatgaaggggagagactaagcatttatatagtgcctatgtgccaggtacaaatattatctcatgggATCCTAAGAAGCAGGTgccatttttatccccattttacatttgagaaaactgaggcaaagagaagttaagtgatttttgaattcagatcctcctgactccaggcttagcactctatccattgagctacccctTTCCTATtaagctttttattattttattattaattattattttattttattattaatcaatGCTTCTTTACTGACTGATTCTGCTTGACCCCAAAGGACAAAATTCAGAGTAATGGATAGAAGTTGGAGAAAGACCAATTTAAGCTTCCTgtaaaggaaaacttcctaataactAGCATGGCCTAATGTATTGGCATTAGCATATTCCTACTAATTAGCGTTGCCTAGGAATGGGGTGTTTTCTCAGGAGATGGTGTGTTTTCCATGGGAGATGGGAAGATGATGGAAGGCGTCCTTGAAGGCTTGATGACGTCCTAATAGGAATGTTGTAGACCATAATCCTGCTCATGTAGACTGGATTATAAGACCTTTGAGGCCCCTTTCAACCCTGTATTAAGCATCTAGTATGGacccagcactgtgctaggcatctcattttaaaaatccttatcttctaaaatgaatcatggaaacatagaaaaatatgtttgaaataaatattaaaaatatatatatttgtatattatgcAATATGATTGGAATAAAATGAAGTACTATTACTATCATCTGCAAAATTGCAAACATTGATAAATAATTGCATTTAAATTTATGAATGGTATACATAAAATTGAAACTTTCCATGTATGAGTTAatcttatttttctataaaataaacaatcaaatgaatttttaaaaaaacaaacccttatcttctgtcttagtatcagttctaagacagaagagacaagggtgaagtgatttgtccagggtcccatagtcaagaagtctgaggccaaatttgaacccaggtcctcccaacaaCTCCAGGACTGGTACCTGATCccctgtactacctagctgccccatgtacTAGGCATCCTAAAGAGACAAAgaattataagaataagaaaatgatcaaatcagctgataataatagctagcttttGTATGGctattataaagtgcttttcctACATTATCCGATTTGGTCCTTGCCACAACTGTGGGACATCAGTACtactattattcccactttacagatgaggaacctgaagctcAGAAGGGTTATCTGAGCGGACCAGGGTGATGCATTGAAAAGTATCTGGGGAAGGATTTAACTCAGCTTTTCCTCACTTCAGgacctgtgctctatccactggaccacccagcTGCCGCTAGGAATATCATTCTTTTCTACACTGAGAATCTTGGAGATAATCTCAAGGAAATTAAATGAGCCCAATATTTATTCTTCCCCTTCTGGAAGGACCTTTTATAGGGTTCTTTTATGAGTTATAGGGGATAAGGACTCCCTATGCGTATCAGCACATCTaaaactttccatcttagagagtttcctagaTCACTGTGACTAAGTAACCTGGTCAGGGTCCTACGTCCAGTGGGTGTCAGAGAAATCCAGGTCTTTTGGGTTTCTGggtcagctctctatctactattccACATGtccttccaatttctttttttttttaaacccttaccttccacattagaatcaatattatgttggaaccaatacactttgattccaagatggaaggtaatggtttaaaaaattaaaaaaaaaaagaatcaatactatgtattggttccaaggcagaagagcagtaaggtcacacaagctaggaagtatctgaggtcagatttgaacccaggacctcctgtctctaagtctgattctcaatccactgaaccactcagctgccccttttCCAATTTCTTATAATAAATCCTTAgtgagattattttaattttcccatGCCTGGTATTGAccctggaaggaaagaaaataagcctGTGAGTTTCTGAGGATACAGGTGCCAAAGATGTACAAAGTAACcctttccatgattttttctttctttactaacAGTCTGTGACAACATGTTGATGGGCATAAAGTCAATGAAGATTACAAAGACAACCAGAGACACGCATGGTTCTTGGATGAGAGATGCTAGCAATAATTCTCCCAAGATTTATTTCTTAAGTGGCTCCAGGAACAACACCGTATGGGAATTTGCCAACATGAAGGCATTCATGGAAGGCAAGCCCACACCCCGGAAGTTTGTCCTGATGTTGTCCTGGCAGGGGACTGGACAAGTGATCTCTCAAGGCTTCTTGTTCTTCCACAAGCACGACACCCCCAATGAGATCATCAAATAcaacctccaaaaaaggagcgTAGAGGATCGGATGCTCCTCCCAGGGGGCCGCGGCACCCCTGTCTATCAGCATGCCCCTTGGACTCAGGTCGACCTGGCTGTGGATGAGCATGGACTCTGGGCCATCCACACAGAGTTAGACCACCTCATCATCACCAAGATAGACCCTGAAACAATGGCCGTGGAGCACAGCTGGATCTCCTCCTGCAGCAGCAGAGATGCTGAGGCAGCCTTTCTCGTGTGTGGGGTCCTCTATGTGGTATACAGCGGGAGCCGCCAAGGCTCCCACATCATCAACTGTGTCTACGATGCCCTGGGGAACATCAGCAAGCTGGACATTCCCGCCTTGGTCTTCCCCAAGCGGCAGAGGATCCACTCTGTGATCCACTACAATCCCCAGGAGAAACTGCTCTATGCTTGGAACGATGGAAGCCAAATCATCTACAAGCTCCAGACCCAAAGAAAACAGGCAGGACCATAGGAAATGTGGCCGGGGAAGCCAGGTTTGTTTCTGAGCGACAGTTGTTGACTAGAGGAGATTGTTAAAGGATGCTCCGGGCTTCAGGGCTCTGAATGAGAAAGCAGTAAACAGATATATCTTCCCTCTAaaattatttagacataaagtCTAGAAGTAAGGCTGCATATAtaagccatctttttttttcttaattgaacTTATTATTTCATTGGAACTTCCAAAAGGAAGCCATCTCTACCAATGTAGATGCCAACATACTCCAGAATTGGGTCCCAAGATGGAGCGAGTAGGGTTCCCTCAATTCCCATCATTAATCACAAATCTAAACTCCCTCAGAGTCCATGTATTTACATACACACACTTTGCTTATTTCTTTAACTTCCTTAGAGATATACAGATATACTGCATCCTTAGAGATGCCGTAATGGGATCACtcagtcaaagaatatgaaccattTAATCCCCTTTTCATataaattatgttgaaatacttCTTTCGTGGCTCTACCAATAACATATCAGTACACCTATATTTTTAATAGCCCCTCCAATACTAGGGATCCCCATCTATCAATTTGTCTGCGTGTTCATCTGCATTTCTCTTCCTGTAAGTAGTCTGGAGcatgttttgatttcattttttgaaatttcCAATTCTATAGAAAATGGCTTGGCTGTGTATCTAATAAGGAGCTACCATAATATTCTGCTTGTACTTCTCTCTCATATTCCTTATTACACTCTACCGCACACTTTAGCTATTTGTATTcatgagatccttgagggcagaaactgtgttttcaactcaattcaataaattTCTATAAAGCATCTTGAGTTTTTTCCATTTCTAGATCTAAAAGAACAGAGACCTAGGGCCATGGTCCTCGGCTCTAACAACAGATTTACTGGTTATAAACAAAATACTCATCGGATGCacattgaaaacaaaaacaaggatcTGTGTGCTATTCCATTTTACCAATTTCCTCCTCCTTCCAGTCCAATTTTTCAGTTGTCCATTCTGGTCTAGGAGATGTAAAGAGGCCTACTTGGTAGTACTAGGAAAGTCAACCCAGTCCCAAACTACAAGCTGTGTCTCGGTAGCTGCCTTACACTCAAAAGGGTGAAGGGACCAagaatcttttttaaatgtttcttagagggggcagctggatagctccatggattgggagccagacctagagatgggaggtcctggattcaaatctgacctcagatacttcctagctgtgtgaccctagataagtcacttaatccccattgcctagcctttactactcttctgccttggaaccagtacgcagtattgattccaagacagaaagtaagggtttaaaaataaataaataaatgctcctTGGATGAGCAGAATCTaggaacctctttttttttaaccccttaccttccatcttagaatcaatactatgtactggtttcaaggcagaagagtgataaaggctagtcaatgggggttaagtgacttgcccagggtcacacagctgagaagtgtctgaggtcagatttgaacctaggacctcctatatctctagctcaatccactgagctacccagctgccccccagggaACCTCTTGAATATTCCAGTCATGTGTAAACTAAATAGGGATACATATAAAAGTCGGTAAAAATTCCTCTGGATATTAGGACTTGCTCTCAAAGATTCCAGCTgtttccatctatctgtctcacTCCTCTTCTGGTTTTACTGCAGACTCTCCAGATTCCCTCATCTCTTCCCAAGAAGCTTGActgtcttctccttctcctccagtTGGCTAGTTCCTTCTTAAAACCTCCACTTGAGAAATGCCTAAACCAGCTATGTTCACTCCTCTCTTGCCTCCCTTCCTGACTCTCCAGAATGACCCACTTTTCCCCCTCATGGGTACCTCTCCCTTCTTTTGGCCCCCTATTAGGTGCTGTCTTCCTCTTTAGAATAGAAGTCCTTTAGGGCAGAAACATCTTTTTGCCTGAATTTGTacccacagtgcctggcacatagtaaatacttaataaatacactctctatcaatctatctctCCTCTTTTCATGACAGAAAGTAGACTGATCAATATTAGGTCTACTATTTACATAACATTGTGCAGGGTATCAGGGAAGAAAGAGCTTATCTTTGCATCTCCTTCAGTGTCCAAGAGCCCCATACACAACAGACGCTCATTAAATAcctgctgaatgaatgaatgaatccctTTTCCGAAGAAGCTGAGAGATCCCACTTTGCTTGAAAATACACAGCTTTTCCTCCCACAGCCTGAATTGAGTTAAACAATAAATCTATTTGTGTAAGCAACATATGCATCCATTTTGTTTCAGAAAGCCTTCTAATCAACCTGCTCATATATCTGGATCCTATTCCTTTTTCCTATACCTGAGGCTCCCTGCCTTTACTCCAAACACCACCCACTTCTTCCAGAAGCCAAAATGGTATAGGAGTAAGTCTTGTGAACTTGGGAGTAGGAAGAACTCTGGACCTTTAAGCTAGGTCCAATCTTAGTTCCTTTTTGTCTTCTCTAGGCTACAATCTTCTCATCTCTGTAGATAGGGGCTCAAATCCTAGAAAAAGGTCTGAGGACTACTATGGAAATATAATaaagatacaaatgaaaaagtaAGAGGCGcagaggaattcttttttttttaaaccttacttgctgtctttgtaacaactctaagatggaaggccaagggctagacaaaaaaaaagggttaagtgacttgtccagggtcacacagttaggaggtgtctgaggtcagatttgaacccaggtatgtcctcccccacccctgactccaagcctgacattctatctactgtatcaccagAGCAGCTGCCCCCCAGGGTAATTCTTGAAGCAAATTCACCTATAGGGTCCTAGTATTGCCCTCCCTCCATTCCCACCCAGCCTTCATTCAtttgaatagaaaatataaaaggcTCTTGAGGTTGAGAGAAAGCTAGGGAGTCTCAGGTCCAAAGATCCTTTAGCAGTTTGTAGGAAGGGAAGCCTCTAAACTGATGCTTTCTGGGCACAATTTGGCGATCAGACATTAAACTAGAGTTGCAAGGAGTTTCTTACTCCAAGTCAGAGTTCATTTTCTAACAGAGACAATGCCCCTGCCTAGGTAAACAGAAATGAAAGGTTAAGAGCAAGGAGAGGCTCTGTTTATCTAGAGGCTATTCTATGTTGCAAAGAACTTGACTTCTGTCATAATGAATCTCATTTTAAGATTCCTTTTATATAGTCAAGACTCTGAGAATCTTGTGAAAGAGAAGTCAAACAATTAAGGGTCTTTTACCtagagataagggaaaggaataaacatttgttaagtaccaactatgtgctaaacactttacatatattatttcatttgatcctcacaacatccttgtgagtagatactattattatttccattttacaactgaggaaactgaggcaaacagatttgcctaaagttacacagctaataagtctttgagactgaatttaaactcaactcttcctgactctatgcctaACAGCTTTATACACGGTACCACCCAACTGACTCTAATTAGTGGCCTCTTAAGGTAGTCAAATATCTGGGTATGTCAGGGCTCTTGACTGTCTAAAAGAATTCTAGGTTGTGTCTGGGTTCTAAATTTGTAGAGAGATGGAAAAATCCATTCTTCTTCTCCCCTGGAAGAGGCAGAGTCACAACTACAGACATCATCTTGAAGACAGAATCTAAGCATTTAAAGCAGATAGAAATTTAAGTCTTGCTCTGAATGAAACTATTCTTTGGTTGGTGACCAAAAGTGACCACAGGACCAGCCTAGCACAGTCAAGCGGAGGCCACACAAAACTATCAAGGACTGATTCCATCTATGCCTCCACATCCAGCAAAGCCTGTGTGGCTAAAGGGACTGGTATGACCCCAGGAGAAACAGAGTAATGCCATCAACAGAGGAAACTGGAAGACTGCAACAGCAGAGGTATGAGTTGAtcctctgtgtctgtctccttAGAGTTATGTACATGTGTGCTCCTCCATGTACACATCCTGGCCAAGTATATGCTCTAGCTAATCATCTCCATGCATGGTCCTAAGATGCTATGTGAATTTATGGGAGCATGTACCCCAGAAATATATGGTGAACATTTTATCACTATTTTTTGATACAATCTCATAAAATGCCCTTGCTTTTAACTAATTGTGTTCTCTAGTTGACTGGTAACAGTAAATGCATTAATGGGGACTCATAAACTGTGCTTTTCAGTGTATACCTGCCTTGAACGCAGGGTAACTCAAGGGCATCTATTGGATGAATAGGAGGGAGAATGGGTGGTGGTCTCCAGGGCTACATCTATAAAAATCTCAAACTAGATGCTCCTTCCCAGTTCTAAATTCCTATAATCCTACACCCAATCCAAAAATACCCTCTCTTAAAGCACAACTAATTTCATTCTCTGGACTTCACCCTTCCACCATATactccaaataaaagaaaacaagaaaaaaggttGCATCTACCCATTTTTCTCTTGAATCATAAATTCTGAGTGGGAACTACCAGGATCACTCTTCACTTCAATTCAAgattgactttttatttttgttttaacaatGACTACCAATGGCCTTCCCAGCCTGGAGGGTTCAGGTAGATTAGGTTTCACACTTCCTCCAGACTGGTACCCTAAGGCTCCAGCCTGGATCCATTTAACTACTGACAAAAGAATATTCACTTCAAAAGGTACAATTACAAATCTACAAGTTTACTTTCTCAATAGACAGAGGGTAttttcacactctcttccttttgTACCCCCTCCATCTCTGGGAAGAAGTTTAGCACATTTCCCATAGAACAGAGTCATAGGTCCAAGTCTAAAGGTTCCATGGGCTCCAGACCCAGGCATTCTCATTTTGGGGGGCTCCTTTGCCAGTCTGACCAATCCCAACTGCAATCCTGCCTTCCATGCTGCCAGGGCTCAGACTCCTACTTCCACTGGGGATCACTGCTAGCACTTAAAACTGTGAACAAatggcacagaaacaaacataaACAAGTTCATTTCTCTAGAGCCAGGGTAAAAGTGTAATAATTATAAGGAATGTGTAGGGgattgaagaagtacaggggataaggaaggttttgtaacagggaatggaggagttgaaaggagagagagagagaatatggtgGCCGGTGAGGTAAAAAGAGAGATAttcctgctgagaggctatctttgaaaattggggttcccaagaaaATGGGCTACCTATGTTAGCCTGAGGGaacatcttctctattgattgatgttggaGTTACCctgagcaggtaagcacagaccctcctgagggacaagcctccccccagaccaaggtcacctaGCAGGGGTCCGATGAGGACCATCCacagttgaatggctgtcctgaggttcagctccctctttgttcccctgaaatgatagtcctcttatcttaATGTggtttatttgaataaaaattaatttaataacaagtttggattggggaggtatcagggaagagggaattgggatttccttagattgggtttgagtctctctcagcttctgagctgaggccaggactcacaggctggtgaagggtttcttttattcctgtctatgataatctgtgctagttttcttaagttcaaaatcttagcagtagacagtaaaagaaagaaaagttctgatcttcagagatGGTTGGGCTTGTATCTTCAGGCTGacgcccctaaagactggccttacagttcaaactgcttcccttaactccttttgtttgatgacaggatcacaggaatccaagTAGActgcacacagttgggaaaatcaggaatagaggcacttctatccagaggcaaggagagaggctccttccagtccaagggccagaaAGAGAGTCAGTCACgaaaccaactgccactcccagttgcccctgcccccaccaactgtcattcttgtcgatatcttctctctaacattccaactgctatttgtttcacctgattggcagaaagtccaaaatgtgcttcagttttcctttccacaattgtccccttttttgtTGTAACCTCCCCAAGGTCACTTGTATTTATTACACTTACCAGtgtactaaatctaatttctaactacttcacccaaaataataaacttccctcaattactttatcactattctatgctctATCACCtgtctatgctaactttatctactttaaggaattctatgcaggaaagtttgggtaaaggtagttttagggtttttcaataaattcagtacaataaatgttggaacaaaaccattacaaagaaatttgaatcttagttctaacactacttactcttgctaaattcaactaatacaaatatttttcctattttatatatctacagttatttgcaaactattatatatatatatatatttcattaaacataatttcagcatcagctttacaataaacattaaaactttactatctgcaaatgcagcttaaatctaattctaaatataatttactgtctatgctatgtttaatttaacttactcctaatctattccctacttttaactattctctaaatccctagtctaatctataacctaattttATGTACAACTTATATACATACTATgctacatatttacatattctatCACTGTTattaacctaattatagtatatatattcttaatagagattatttacatataatacaataatatgcACAGTTCCCTAATCTcaatgtcagtcaaatagaaatatctattgatctttatatttgcctaagaccttatggaactaactacatacacatttacattttgtataaatataatttcagacaCTCTTTTATTTACACAATATCtcccaatatatgtcagtttgtgattttgtgttttgtgtctaatagcattgtattgaattaatacttatcaattttcttcagatttccacttctcatgttgactgatggatctcttctttcttccaagttatgtagtgttgcatgctaCTTCCCTAATacgtgaaattaattttgttttatgattcacctcactcagtcttacatatttAAGTCCTGTTTTCTGTCTCATACTTTTCATAAAGTTCTTgataattcttgactcccaatgccaccagcatttcttctaatgagTTTGTGTATTCTATGTCCTGAACTAACTCTTCTGACAGGAACGTTTGTCCTTGATTTGAGTTGCTAATGTAACCATCTGTCTCCCACTCTTGTAAAACTTTA
This DNA window, taken from Monodelphis domestica isolate mMonDom1 chromosome 6, mMonDom1.pri, whole genome shotgun sequence, encodes the following:
- the OLFML1 gene encoding olfactomedin-like protein 1 isoform X3; translated protein: MERCHLYKTEYKNEVDHLGGRVERAQREIDYLEYIRTSETCIEEDKTVMEKQIKDSEEEQKIKTLLNTICDNMLMGIKSMKITKTTRDTHGSWMRDASNNSPKIYFLSGSRNNTVWEFANMKAFMEGKPTPRKFVLMLSWQGTGQVISQGFLFFHKHDTPNEIIKYNLQKRSVEDRMLLPGGRGTPVYQHAPWTQVDLAVDEHGLWAIHTELDHLIITKIDPETMAVEHSWISSCSSRDAEAAFLVCGVLYVVYSGSRQGSHIINCVYDALGNISKLDIPALVFPKRQRIHSVIHYNPQEKLLYAWNDGSQIIYKLQTQRKQAGP
- the OLFML1 gene encoding olfactomedin-like protein 1 isoform X1, which produces MTSQASSLLVLCFMSFLLQPQDAQDPEMIQYIYRRFQILERGLEKCRQDTRAYIQEFQDFSKKVSADMERCHLYKTEYKNEVDHLGGRVERAQREIDYLEYIRTSETCIEEDKTVMEKQIKDSEEEQKIKTLLNTICDNMLMGIKSMKITKTTRDTHGSWMRDASNNSPKIYFLSGSRNNTVWEFANMKAFMEGKPTPRKFVLMLSWQGTGQVISQGFLFFHKHDTPNEIIKYNLQKRSVEDRMLLPGGRGTPVYQHAPWTQVDLAVDEHGLWAIHTELDHLIITKIDPETMAVEHSWISSCSSRDAEAAFLVCGVLYVVYSGSRQGSHIINCVYDALGNISKLDIPALVFPKRQRIHSVIHYNPQEKLLYAWNDGSQIIYKLQTQRKQAGP
- the OLFML1 gene encoding olfactomedin-like protein 1 isoform X2, coding for MLQRGLEKCRQDTRAYIQEFQDFSKKVSADMERCHLYKTEYKNEVDHLGGRVERAQREIDYLEYIRTSETCIEEDKTVMEKQIKDSEEEQKIKTLLNTICDNMLMGIKSMKITKTTRDTHGSWMRDASNNSPKIYFLSGSRNNTVWEFANMKAFMEGKPTPRKFVLMLSWQGTGQVISQGFLFFHKHDTPNEIIKYNLQKRSVEDRMLLPGGRGTPVYQHAPWTQVDLAVDEHGLWAIHTELDHLIITKIDPETMAVEHSWISSCSSRDAEAAFLVCGVLYVVYSGSRQGSHIINCVYDALGNISKLDIPALVFPKRQRIHSVIHYNPQEKLLYAWNDGSQIIYKLQTQRKQAGP